A stretch of Patescibacteria group bacterium DNA encodes these proteins:
- a CDS encoding FKBP-type peptidyl-prolyl cis-trans isomerase: protein MKIEDLTVGTGSAAENGDTVTVNYTGTLTDGKKFDSSYDRHEPFKFKLGAGEVIRGWDQGILGMKVGGKRRLTIPPELGYGSRGAGAAIPPNSTLIFEVELLDTSKK, encoded by the coding sequence TTGAAAATTGAGGACTTAACTGTCGGGACGGGCAGTGCCGCGGAGAACGGAGATACCGTGACAGTAAATTATACCGGGACACTGACTGACGGAAAAAAGTTTGACAGCTCCTATGACCGCCACGAGCCGTTTAAGTTTAAACTGGGCGCGGGTGAAGTGATCCGAGGTTGGGACCAGGGGATTTTGGGAATGAAAGTCGGCGGCAAAAGGAGATTAACTATACCGCCGGAATTGGGCTATGGCTCAAGAGGTGCGGGTGCGGCCATTCCGCCAAATTCTACCCTGATTTTTGAAGTCGAGTTGCTGGATACCTCAAAAAAATAG
- a CDS encoding lactate utilization protein: MELSFTQLPEKKLINKAVTALQNNGMEAIIARDSTEAKKMALEIIPENAQVMTMTSMTLETIGLSQELNESDRYDSVRKIIKEKGYLGSVPDWAVGSVHAITENGQVLIASKTGSQLPAYAYGANHVLWVVGTQKIVADLDMAFKRIYEHSLPLEDARAHKAYGVGSEVAKILIINHEIKPGRIKIILVEELLGF, translated from the coding sequence CGGCCCTGCAAAACAATGGCATGGAAGCTATCATCGCCCGAGACAGCACCGAGGCCAAAAAAATGGCTTTGGAAATTATCCCCGAAAACGCCCAGGTTATGACCATGACTTCGATGACTTTGGAAACAATTGGTCTGTCACAGGAACTAAACGAGTCAGACAGGTATGATTCAGTCCGTAAAATTATTAAAGAAAAAGGCTATCTTGGTTCTGTCCCCGACTGGGCCGTCGGCTCGGTTCACGCCATTACGGAAAACGGCCAGGTTTTGATTGCTTCCAAAACCGGCAGCCAATTGCCCGCCTATGCCTATGGAGCCAATCACGTGCTCTGGGTTGTCGGAACCCAAAAAATCGTTGCTGATTTAGACATGGCTTTTAAGCGAATTTACGAGCATTCGCTTCCCCTAGAAGATGCCCGAGCCCACAAAGCTTACGGCGTCGGCAGTGAAGTCGCCAAAATCTTAATTATTAATCATGAGATCAAGCCCGGCCGGATTAAAATTATCCTTGTCGAAGAACTTTTAGGCTTTTAA